A single region of the Neotabrizicola shimadae genome encodes:
- a CDS encoding ABC transporter ATP-binding protein: protein MTEKLAIEARNVVKAFGAGETAVRALDDVSVGIRQGEFFTLLGPSGCGKTTLLRLIAGFEMPTDGLILLDGQDITYLPPNKRPVNTVFQSYALFPHLTVAQNVAFGLEMLGKPKAEVKATTDRMLALVKLEALAGRKTSQLSGGQQQRVALARALAPQPKVLLLDEPLSALDLKLRKEMQIELKRLQTETGITFVFVTHDQEEALTMSDRIGVMSAGKLQQVGSPRDIYTRPVNRFVASFIGETNFIPARREGNGLRLGEGHVIPLPAGMSPPEGRALTLTVRPEQVRLCDAAEPEALPATVTSLVYFGTDTHCHMVLKDGTEMVARLQSPADGLSGLEQGQAVSFRFAPGAVQVLED from the coding sequence TTGACCGAGAAACTGGCCATCGAGGCCCGGAACGTCGTGAAGGCGTTCGGTGCCGGCGAAACCGCTGTGCGCGCGCTGGACGATGTGTCGGTGGGCATCCGGCAGGGTGAGTTCTTCACGCTGCTTGGGCCTTCGGGCTGTGGCAAGACCACGCTCTTGCGGCTGATTGCCGGGTTCGAGATGCCGACGGACGGGCTGATCCTGCTGGACGGGCAGGACATCACCTACCTGCCGCCGAACAAGCGGCCGGTGAACACGGTGTTCCAGTCCTATGCACTCTTCCCCCACCTGACGGTCGCGCAGAACGTGGCTTTCGGGCTGGAAATGCTGGGCAAGCCAAAGGCCGAGGTGAAGGCCACGACCGACCGCATGCTGGCGCTGGTGAAGCTGGAGGCGCTGGCCGGGCGCAAGACGAGCCAGCTTTCCGGCGGCCAGCAGCAGCGCGTGGCGCTGGCACGGGCGCTGGCGCCGCAGCCAAAGGTCCTGCTGCTGGACGAGCCGCTTTCCGCGCTGGATCTCAAGCTGCGCAAGGAGATGCAGATCGAGTTGAAGCGGCTGCAGACCGAGACGGGGATCACCTTCGTCTTCGTGACGCATGACCAGGAAGAGGCGCTGACCATGTCCGACCGGATCGGCGTGATGTCGGCGGGCAAGCTGCAACAGGTAGGCAGCCCGCGCGACATCTACACCCGCCCGGTCAACCGCTTTGTGGCCAGCTTCATCGGCGAGACGAATTTCATTCCCGCCCGGCGAGAGGGCAATGGCCTGCGTCTGGGCGAGGGGCATGTGATCCCCCTGCCCGCCGGCATGTCGCCGCCCGAGGGGCGCGCCCTGACGCTGACGGTGCGGCCCGAGCAGGTGCGGCTGTGCGATGCGGCCGAGCCGGAGGCGCTGCCGGCCACGGTGACATCACTGGTCTATTTCGGCACCGACACCCATTGCCACATGGTGCTGAAGGACGGCACCGAGATGGTGGCGCGGCTGCAAAGCCCGGCGGACGGGCTTTCGGGCCTGGAACAGGGCCAGGCCGTTTCCTTCCGCTTTGCACCCGGTGCGGTGCAGGTGCTGGAGGACTGA
- a CDS encoding ABC transporter permease, with protein MASQAELERDKASDRAGWLLSSPALLILAVAAIGPLFIMLVYSFLIPGEYGNVEWGFSTDAWTGILFTRDVFDDTLRLEDAHLTILWRSVKLSLLTTVFAFLVGFPTAWFIATRPPKARALWLFLITIPFWTNLLIRTFAINEIIRAEGLLNTVLLWAGLIQKPLEIIYTDFAVFLGMTYVYLPLMVLPLFASIDRFDMRLLEAGYDLYASRWQVLRRIIVPVVKPGIVAGSILVFVPALGAYVTPRILGGGKQMMIGNFIELQFGQGRNWPLGAALSVTLLIIVTAALLIYVRFANRERGHG; from the coding sequence GTGGCAAGCCAGGCGGAACTGGAAAGGGACAAGGCATCGGACCGGGCGGGGTGGCTTCTGTCCTCGCCGGCCCTGCTGATCCTGGCGGTGGCGGCCATCGGGCCGCTGTTCATCATGCTGGTCTATTCCTTCCTGATTCCCGGCGAATACGGGAATGTGGAATGGGGCTTCAGCACGGATGCATGGACCGGCATCCTGTTCACGCGCGACGTGTTCGACGACACGCTGCGGCTGGAGGATGCGCATCTGACGATCCTGTGGCGGTCGGTGAAGCTGAGCCTGCTGACCACGGTCTTTGCCTTTCTGGTGGGCTTTCCGACCGCGTGGTTCATTGCGACGCGGCCACCAAAGGCGCGGGCGCTGTGGCTGTTCCTGATCACCATTCCGTTCTGGACCAACCTTCTGATCCGCACCTTTGCCATCAACGAGATCATCCGCGCCGAGGGCCTGCTGAACACGGTGCTGCTGTGGGCAGGACTGATCCAGAAGCCGCTGGAGATCATCTATACGGACTTCGCGGTCTTCCTGGGGATGACCTACGTCTATCTGCCGCTGATGGTGCTGCCGCTGTTCGCCTCGATCGACCGGTTCGACATGCGGCTGCTTGAGGCGGGCTATGACCTGTATGCGAGCCGTTGGCAGGTGCTGCGGCGGATCATCGTGCCGGTGGTGAAGCCGGGCATCGTGGCAGGCTCGATCCTTGTCTTCGTGCCGGCGCTGGGCGCCTATGTGACGCCGCGCATTCTGGGTGGCGGCAAGCAGATGATGATCGGCAACTTCATCGAACTGCAGTTCGGCCAGGGCCGCAACTGGCCGCTGGGCGCCGCGCTGAGCGTGACGCTTCTGATCATCGTGACCGCGGCGCTTCTGATCTATGTGCGCTTTGCCAACCGGGAGCGCGGACATGGCTGA
- a CDS encoding ABC transporter permease — MADRGFVVSRLPGFTTVALLVFAALYLPILVLVVFSFNGGDSLSQWGGFSFRWFAKAWENDQVKDATIRSLWLALVAAAIATAVATAAALGTTRRKPFNGQTFIYVMINQPLMVPEIVTAVALLIFFAWFKVNLGYQGMGYLVAAHAGFCIPFAYLPIRARLESMDLTLETAAADLYATPWLTFRRVTFPLLLPGIIAGMMLAFVTSLDDVVITLFVKSAGQDTLPTYMLGQIRRQVSTEVYAISTMLLALTVVLLTAFFALTRKRD, encoded by the coding sequence ATGGCTGACCGGGGATTCGTCGTCTCGCGCCTGCCGGGCTTCACGACCGTGGCGCTCTTGGTCTTTGCCGCGCTGTACCTGCCGATACTGGTGCTGGTGGTATTCTCGTTCAACGGTGGCGACAGCTTGTCGCAATGGGGCGGGTTTTCGTTCCGATGGTTCGCCAAGGCCTGGGAAAACGACCAGGTGAAGGATGCGACGATCCGGTCGCTGTGGCTGGCGCTGGTGGCGGCGGCCATCGCCACGGCGGTGGCCACGGCGGCGGCCCTGGGCACGACGCGGCGCAAGCCGTTCAACGGGCAGACCTTCATCTATGTGATGATCAACCAGCCGCTGATGGTGCCCGAGATCGTGACGGCGGTGGCGCTGTTGATCTTCTTCGCCTGGTTCAAGGTGAACCTTGGCTATCAGGGCATGGGATACCTGGTGGCGGCCCATGCCGGGTTCTGTATTCCCTTTGCCTATCTGCCGATCCGGGCGCGGCTGGAAAGCATGGACCTGACGCTGGAGACGGCGGCGGCGGACCTTTACGCCACGCCCTGGCTGACCTTTCGCCGCGTCACCTTTCCGCTTTTGCTGCCCGGCATCATCGCCGGGATGATGCTGGCCTTCGTGACCTCACTGGACGATGTTGTGATCACGCTGTTCGTGAAATCCGCCGGACAGGACACGCTGCCTACCTATATGCTGGGGCAGATCCGGCGGCAGGTTTCGACCGAGGTCTATGCGATTTCGACCATGTTGCTGGCGCTGACGGTGGTGCTCTTGACCGCCTTCTTCGCCCTGACCCGCAAGCGCGACTGA
- a CDS encoding extracellular solute-binding protein, with translation MKRLLSATAMLLASAMMAQAEGELQLFNWGDYTSPELLAKFEKETGIKVTVTDYDSNDTALAKIEAGGAGFDLVVPSANYVPIYVEKGLVQELDLSKIPNHKNIAPEWLNVDYDPGRKYSIPWQWGTTGVAVNQKLYSGDINTSAIWLDPPPELVGKVNVTPEMNDVLAMATMYMGGEFCSDDAELMKKVRDKLIEAKPKWLSMDYGMTEKMSNNDVMASVYWNGAIFRARLANPDVKYGYPKEGYPLWMDQVMLLSDAKNVEEAYKFLDFIALPENAAMISAYARYANGIAGSEPFMPEDMKTAPEIVIPAELVSAGHFLSTCTGKGQDYITAIWTELQK, from the coding sequence ATGAAACGACTACTGAGCGCGACCGCCATGCTTCTGGCCTCGGCCATGATGGCGCAGGCGGAAGGAGAGCTGCAGCTCTTCAACTGGGGCGACTATACGAGCCCCGAACTGCTGGCGAAGTTCGAGAAGGAGACGGGGATCAAGGTCACCGTCACCGATTATGACAGCAACGACACCGCGCTGGCCAAGATCGAGGCCGGCGGCGCGGGGTTCGACCTTGTGGTCCCTTCGGCCAACTATGTGCCGATCTATGTGGAAAAGGGGCTGGTCCAGGAACTGGACCTGTCGAAGATCCCCAACCACAAGAACATCGCCCCGGAATGGCTGAACGTGGACTACGATCCGGGCCGGAAGTATTCGATCCCGTGGCAATGGGGCACGACCGGCGTGGCGGTGAACCAGAAGCTGTATTCGGGCGACATCAACACCAGCGCGATCTGGCTTGACCCGCCGCCCGAGCTGGTGGGCAAGGTGAACGTGACGCCCGAGATGAACGACGTGCTGGCCATGGCCACCATGTACATGGGGGGCGAGTTCTGCTCGGACGATGCGGAGCTGATGAAGAAGGTCCGCGACAAGCTGATCGAGGCAAAGCCGAAGTGGCTGTCGATGGACTATGGCATGACCGAGAAGATGTCGAACAACGACGTCATGGCCTCGGTCTACTGGAACGGCGCGATCTTCCGCGCGCGCCTTGCCAACCCGGATGTGAAGTATGGCTATCCGAAGGAAGGCTATCCCTTGTGGATGGACCAGGTGATGCTGCTGTCGGATGCGAAGAACGTCGAGGAGGCCTACAAGTTCCTGGACTTCATCGCGCTGCCCGAGAATGCGGCGATGATTTCGGCCTATGCCCGCTATGCCAACGGCATCGCCGGATCGGAGCCCTTCATGCCCGAGGACATGAAGACCGCGCCCGAGATCGTGATTCCGGCGGAACTGGTTTCGGCCGGGCATTTCCTGTCGACCTGCACGGGCAAGGGCCAGGACTACATCACCGCGATCTGGACCGAACTGCAGAAGTGA
- a CDS encoding amidase, with amino-acid sequence MSLTDLSASDLSRLVAARKLAPSEIMAAHLERIAAVNGAVNALVSLRDPDEVMAEARALDDAPRRGWLHGLPVAVKDLVATRGLRTTYGSPLFADFLPEADDLVAARMRAAGAVFVGKSNVPEWGQGSHSYNPVFGVTRNPYDLSRSAGGSSGGAAAALAARMVPVADGSDMMGSLRNPAAFCNVYGFRPSWGLVPADAVGDTYLNTLATEGPMGRTVEDVARFLEVLAGENPEVPFCRTAEPYADRLGGGVKGLRIGWLGDWGGAYAMEPGILEICRSALGQLEEMGAVVEEVVPPFPAEKLWLAWVALRAMLNAGAKRAFALDPAKRAKTKPETIWEIEQGMGLSAEAVYEASVIRSRWHARAAKLFETFDALVLPSAQVWPFPAEWDWPKEIAGRTMDTYHRWMEVVIPVSLIGLSALSVPVGFGAQGLPMGMQIAGRVGADALVLRIGQAWHEATDWPGKRPPVL; translated from the coding sequence ATGTCGCTGACCGATCTGTCCGCCTCTGACCTGTCGCGGCTGGTGGCGGCGCGGAAACTGGCGCCGTCCGAGATCATGGCGGCGCATCTGGAGCGCATTGCCGCGGTGAACGGTGCGGTGAATGCGCTGGTCAGCTTGCGCGACCCTGACGAAGTGATGGCTGAGGCGCGGGCGCTGGACGATGCGCCGCGCCGGGGCTGGCTGCACGGGCTGCCGGTGGCCGTGAAGGACCTGGTGGCGACCAGGGGCCTGCGGACGACCTATGGCTCGCCGCTGTTTGCCGATTTCCTGCCCGAGGCAGATGATCTGGTGGCGGCGCGGATGCGGGCGGCGGGGGCGGTGTTCGTGGGCAAGTCGAACGTGCCGGAATGGGGCCAGGGCAGCCATTCCTACAACCCGGTCTTTGGCGTGACGCGCAACCCGTATGACCTGTCGCGCTCTGCGGGAGGGTCTTCGGGCGGCGCGGCGGCGGCGCTGGCGGCGCGGATGGTGCCGGTGGCGGACGGGTCGGACATGATGGGGTCGCTGAGGAACCCCGCGGCCTTCTGCAACGTCTACGGCTTCCGGCCAAGCTGGGGGCTGGTGCCGGCGGATGCAGTGGGGGACACCTACCTGAACACGCTGGCGACCGAGGGGCCGATGGGGCGCACCGTCGAGGATGTGGCGCGGTTCCTGGAAGTGCTGGCGGGGGAAAACCCGGAGGTGCCGTTCTGCCGGACGGCAGAACCCTATGCCGACCGGCTGGGCGGCGGGGTGAAGGGGCTGCGCATCGGCTGGCTGGGAGACTGGGGCGGCGCCTATGCGATGGAGCCCGGCATCCTGGAGATCTGCCGTTCGGCTTTGGGACAGCTGGAGGAGATGGGGGCGGTGGTCGAGGAGGTGGTGCCTCCCTTCCCGGCGGAAAAGCTGTGGCTGGCCTGGGTGGCGCTGCGCGCCATGCTGAATGCGGGGGCCAAGCGGGCGTTTGCGCTGGACCCGGCGAAGCGCGCGAAGACCAAGCCCGAGACAATCTGGGAGATCGAGCAGGGCATGGGGTTGAGTGCGGAAGCGGTTTACGAGGCGAGCGTGATCCGGTCGCGCTGGCACGCACGGGCGGCGAAGCTGTTCGAGACCTTTGACGCTTTGGTGCTGCCCTCGGCGCAGGTCTGGCCCTTCCCGGCGGAATGGGACTGGCCGAAGGAGATCGCCGGGCGGACAATGGACACCTATCACCGCTGGATGGAGGTGGTGATCCCGGTGAGCCTGATCGGCCTGTCGGCCCTGTCGGTGCCGGTGGGGTTCGGGGCGCAGGGCTTGCCGATGGGGATGCAGATCGCGGGCCGGGTTGGGGCGGATGCGCTGGTTCTGCGCATCGGTCAGGCCTGGCATGAGGCGACGGACTGGCCGGGCAAGCGCCCGCCGGTACTGTAA
- a CDS encoding 3-deoxy-D-manno-octulosonic acid transferase — protein MMLFAYRLLMGIALPFAVLATLWGMARGRLPGSALRERLGLGPKRQGGAPAIWVHGASLGELTSVKALIRRLRDEVPGLEVLVTSNTATAREMVAGWQQAGVEARLAPFDTAGAAARVIRGWRPDLMIVVENELWPGRMAAARAAGVPVAMVGARMSERSARRWGKVPGMRGLLEGLALVSPQDEGSAARLVALGLPRDRLAPVLNLKAGVEALAPVTGPVARDRCLLAASTHEGEEALVLDGFAEARGQFDLLILAPRHPARFDAVAREIAARGFALRRRSAGDDVAGPVFLADTLGEMALWYGMAGATVVGGTFADRGGHTPFEPVAAGSAVVHGPSLANHRDAFAALDAAGGALAVTGDLGAALAGLDGSAQTRMAAAGRAALAGGVELDGLAARLLAPMRHARG, from the coding sequence ATGATGCTGTTCGCCTACCGCCTGTTGATGGGGATCGCCCTGCCCTTCGCCGTTCTGGCGACCTTGTGGGGCATGGCGCGCGGGCGGCTGCCGGGATCGGCGCTGCGCGAGCGGCTGGGGCTGGGGCCAAAGCGGCAGGGCGGCGCCCCGGCGATCTGGGTGCATGGGGCGTCGCTGGGGGAACTGACCTCGGTGAAGGCGCTGATCCGCCGGCTGCGGGACGAGGTGCCGGGGCTGGAGGTTCTTGTGACCTCGAACACGGCGACGGCGCGGGAGATGGTGGCGGGCTGGCAGCAGGCGGGGGTCGAGGCGCGGCTGGCGCCCTTCGATACGGCCGGAGCGGCGGCGCGGGTGATCCGGGGCTGGCGGCCGGACCTGATGATCGTGGTGGAGAACGAGCTTTGGCCGGGCCGGATGGCGGCCGCGCGGGCAGCCGGCGTGCCGGTGGCGATGGTGGGCGCGCGCATGTCGGAACGCAGCGCGCGGCGGTGGGGCAAGGTGCCGGGGATGCGGGGCCTGCTGGAGGGGCTGGCGCTGGTATCGCCGCAGGATGAGGGCAGCGCGGCACGGCTGGTGGCGCTTGGCCTACCGCGCGACCGGCTGGCGCCGGTGCTGAACCTAAAGGCGGGGGTGGAGGCGTTGGCGCCGGTGACCGGGCCGGTGGCGCGGGACCGCTGTCTGCTGGCGGCCTCGACCCACGAGGGCGAAGAGGCGCTGGTGCTGGACGGCTTTGCCGAAGCACGCGGGCAGTTCGACCTGTTGATCCTGGCGCCGCGGCATCCGGCGCGGTTCGATGCCGTGGCGCGCGAGATCGCGGCGCGCGGTTTTGCGCTGCGGCGGCGCTCGGCGGGGGACGACGTGGCGGGGCCGGTCTTCCTGGCCGATACCCTGGGCGAGATGGCGCTGTGGTACGGCATGGCCGGGGCGACCGTGGTGGGCGGCACCTTTGCCGACCGGGGCGGACATACGCCGTTCGAGCCGGTGGCGGCGGGATCGGCGGTGGTGCATGGGCCTTCGCTTGCCAACCACCGCGATGCCTTTGCCGCGCTGGATGCGGCGGGGGGCGCGCTGGCGGTGACGGGCGATCTGGGGGCGGCGCTGGCCGGGCTGGATGGTTCGGCACAGACCCGGATGGCGGCGGCGGGGCGCGCGGCGCTGGCGGGCGGGGTGGAACTGGACGGGCTGGCGGCGCGGCTTCTGGCGCCGATGCGTCACGCCAGGGGATAG
- a CDS encoding 2'-5' RNA ligase family protein, translating to MPHITLGRFPPQRGADALRLESAVALTAFRAEFQARDITLFRSDRSPRGSVYTALAAYPLA from the coding sequence ATCCCGCACATCACGCTTGGCCGCTTTCCGCCACAGCGCGGGGCAGATGCCCTGCGCCTTGAATCCGCCGTCGCCCTCACCGCCTTCCGCGCGGAATTCCAGGCGCGCGACATCACGCTGTTCCGATCGGACCGCAGTCCCCGCGGCTCGGTCTATACCGCGCTCGCGGCCTATCCCCTGGCGTGA
- the thpR gene encoding RNA 2',3'-cyclic phosphodiesterase — translation MTLRLFLAIDLPDDLRSQLAVQQFLMPLPRREPVENLHLTLVFLGEVPEPQAQDLHDVLSTFHAPPMTLAVEGFGLFGADRARLAYAALRPDPALMTLQTRLMALTRRAGIQP, via the coding sequence ATGACCCTGCGCCTGTTCCTCGCCATCGACCTGCCTGACGACTTGCGCAGCCAGTTGGCGGTCCAGCAGTTCCTGATGCCATTGCCCCGGCGCGAGCCGGTCGAGAACCTTCACCTCACGCTGGTCTTCCTGGGCGAGGTGCCGGAACCTCAGGCACAGGACCTGCACGACGTGCTCTCCACCTTCCATGCCCCGCCCATGACCCTCGCGGTCGAAGGCTTCGGCCTCTTCGGTGCCGACCGCGCGCGCCTTGCCTATGCCGCCCTGCGCCCCGACCCTGCGCTGATGACCCTGCAAACCCGCCTCATGGCACTCACCCGCCGCGCGGGCATCCAGCCCTAG
- a CDS encoding acetoin utilization protein AcuC translates to MIAASIYARAPYAGQHPLRIPRVSTVLDLTRALGWLPADRYRTSPRAKAPALTAFHDPAYIAALQRAQAEGTVGPEIRARHQLGTLSNPVFPQMFDRPATGVGGVLLGAELLAAAPSGAIHVPGGGTHHGLPDRANGFCYLNDPVLGILALKRAGLSRIVYLDIDAHHCDGVEPAFAGDPAVRMISVHEENRWPFTGALTETALGSAFNLPVPKGLNDTEMALIRDRLILPRIQEFQPEIIVLQAGADALLEDPLARLSLSNRAYRDTLAALRPLAPRLLLLGGGGYNPWSVGRCWTLLWATLSGQPVPDRLPAEAQAILRGLSWNGGGRPPPDEALLTTLEDPPRPGPIRPEIRDRLALLARR, encoded by the coding sequence ATGATCGCCGCCTCCATCTACGCCCGCGCGCCCTATGCCGGGCAGCATCCCCTGCGCATCCCCCGCGTTTCCACCGTTCTGGACCTCACCCGCGCGCTTGGCTGGTTGCCGGCCGACCGCTATCGCACCAGCCCCCGTGCCAAAGCCCCGGCGCTCACCGCCTTCCACGACCCGGCCTACATTGCCGCCCTCCAGCGCGCCCAGGCCGAAGGCACCGTCGGCCCGGAAATCCGCGCCCGACACCAACTTGGCACCCTGTCCAACCCGGTCTTTCCCCAAATGTTCGACCGCCCCGCCACCGGCGTCGGCGGGGTCCTGCTTGGGGCCGAGCTTCTGGCCGCGGCCCCCTCCGGCGCCATCCACGTCCCCGGCGGCGGCACCCATCACGGCCTGCCCGACCGTGCAAACGGCTTCTGCTACCTGAACGATCCCGTCCTCGGCATCCTCGCGCTGAAGCGCGCGGGCCTCTCGCGCATCGTCTATCTCGACATCGACGCGCATCATTGCGACGGGGTGGAGCCCGCCTTTGCAGGCGATCCCGCCGTCCGCATGATCTCGGTACACGAAGAAAACCGCTGGCCCTTCACCGGTGCCCTCACCGAAACCGCACTGGGCTCGGCCTTCAACCTGCCGGTGCCGAAGGGCCTGAACGATACCGAAATGGCCCTGATCCGCGACCGGCTCATCCTGCCGCGAATTCAGGAATTTCAACCTGAAATCATCGTTCTGCAAGCCGGAGCCGATGCACTGCTCGAAGACCCGCTCGCCCGGCTGTCCCTGTCGAACCGCGCCTACCGCGACACGCTCGCAGCCCTCCGCCCCCTCGCGCCCCGCCTCCTTCTCCTCGGCGGCGGCGGCTACAACCCCTGGTCCGTCGGCCGCTGCTGGACGCTCCTCTGGGCCACACTCTCGGGCCAGCCCGTTCCAGACCGCCTGCCGGCAGAGGCGCAGGCCATCCTGCGCGGCCTGTCGTGGAACGGTGGCGGCCGCCCCCCACCCGACGAGGCATTGCTCACCACGCTGGAAGACCCGCCGCGCCCCGGCCCGATCCGCCCCGAGATCCGGGACCGCCTCGCCCTTCTGGCCCGCCGATGA
- a CDS encoding NUDIX hydrolase → MKRDKLVQFMNGGVGPGSQSAALCWRMHRGRVEVLLVTSRDTGRWLLPKGWPIDGLSPAGSAGVEAWEEAGVVGSVREEPVGFFGYDKALSPDEYLPCIVSVHPLRVERLARRFPERKQRSRKWFSAAKAARKVAEPELRDLLERLAETPALLEPRAQA, encoded by the coding sequence ATGAAACGCGACAAGTTGGTTCAATTCATGAACGGGGGCGTTGGACCCGGAAGCCAGAGTGCTGCTCTCTGCTGGCGCATGCACCGTGGCCGCGTCGAGGTTCTGCTGGTCACCAGCCGTGACACGGGGCGCTGGTTGTTGCCCAAGGGCTGGCCCATCGACGGTCTGAGCCCGGCAGGCTCGGCCGGGGTGGAGGCTTGGGAAGAGGCGGGCGTCGTGGGTTCGGTGCGCGAGGAGCCGGTGGGGTTCTTCGGCTATGACAAGGCTCTGAGCCCCGATGAGTATCTGCCCTGCATCGTGTCCGTGCACCCCTTGCGGGTGGAGCGGCTGGCGCGGCGGTTTCCCGAGCGCAAGCAGCGCAGCCGCAAGTGGTTTTCGGCGGCCAAGGCCGCGCGCAAGGTGGCGGAGCCCGAGCTGCGCGATTTGCTGGAGCGGCTGGCCGAGACGCCGGCACTGCTGGAGCCTCGCGCACAGGCTTGA
- a CDS encoding DUF1178 family protein, giving the protein MIHYDLICANEHGFDSWFQSAEGFDRLAAAGQVTCPRCGSVEVRRAIMAPAVAHGTAREARPLGEPREGIEAALAELRRQVEANSEYVGMNFAAEARAIHDGSAPERAIYGEARPDEAKKLIEDGVPVAPLPFLPKRKAN; this is encoded by the coding sequence ATGATCCATTACGACCTGATCTGCGCCAATGAGCATGGCTTTGACAGCTGGTTCCAGTCGGCCGAGGGGTTCGACCGGCTGGCGGCGGCTGGCCAGGTGACATGCCCGCGTTGCGGATCGGTGGAGGTGCGGCGGGCGATCATGGCGCCAGCGGTGGCGCATGGCACGGCGCGCGAGGCGCGGCCCCTGGGCGAGCCGCGCGAGGGGATCGAGGCGGCGCTGGCAGAGTTGCGGCGGCAGGTCGAGGCCAATTCGGAATATGTCGGGATGAACTTTGCCGCCGAGGCGCGGGCGATCCACGACGGCTCCGCTCCCGAACGGGCGATCTATGGCGAGGCGCGCCCGGACGAGGCGAAGAAGCTGATCGAGGACGGGGTGCCTGTCGCCCCCCTGCCCTTTCTCCCGAAGCGCAAGGCCAACTGA